Proteins encoded together in one Pseudomonas sp. Seg1 window:
- a CDS encoding alkaline phosphatase D family protein has protein sequence MLKPTIGPIIGHVTTNHARIFIRGNSQNNAPVFGGIRYRISGTQQWSKAIFAKLSELRDMSEVLVLNNLSTDTEYEYQAGWFSPMSPVHTTDSVAELPLQWPREIYRLRTRSSKAMQPRAYIVGSCRYLRMTAGVASLPHLGDRIFASISQLIEGAQPAISATLMTGDQIYVDDLNLIAPDREYKDILSKYRAAFSQPHIKHLMSGTSTYMILDDHEIEDNWPANAGKSDGELYRNAMAAYELYQVSHSPAHELTDNGQVNRSKLEHYWYQFSDGDIEWFVTDSRTRRNLSADDRRILDEAQEQALLNWLINSPARVKFVVTSVMFYPDRKVLGDDAWKAFPEQRLRLLETIRTRSIKNVVFISGDVHGSLTSRLTHSEAADFEVHTIVSSPLCNSKLLPYAKASTFILDQPLVTTAAGDYRHELTSTVISEDNFAHVVVEADQILVNYHDRDGKKLQSIAIKLR, from the coding sequence ATGTTAAAACCGACTATCGGCCCGATCATTGGCCACGTTACAACTAATCACGCACGCATCTTTATTCGCGGCAACAGTCAAAACAACGCCCCGGTATTTGGCGGGATACGCTATCGCATTAGCGGAACACAACAATGGTCAAAAGCCATCTTCGCCAAACTGAGCGAGTTGCGCGACATGTCTGAAGTGCTTGTACTTAATAATTTGAGCACGGACACCGAGTATGAATATCAGGCCGGCTGGTTCAGCCCGATGAGCCCGGTACACACCACGGACTCTGTCGCCGAGTTGCCGCTGCAATGGCCACGGGAGATTTACCGCCTACGCACTCGTTCCAGCAAAGCCATGCAGCCCCGGGCCTACATTGTCGGGTCCTGCCGCTACTTGCGCATGACCGCCGGCGTTGCATCGTTGCCGCACTTGGGCGACCGGATCTTTGCTTCCATCAGTCAATTGATTGAAGGCGCACAACCAGCAATCAGCGCAACACTCATGACCGGCGATCAAATCTATGTCGACGATCTCAATCTGATTGCACCGGATCGCGAATACAAAGACATACTCAGTAAATACCGCGCGGCCTTTTCCCAACCGCACATTAAACATTTGATGTCCGGCACTTCGACTTACATGATTCTCGATGATCACGAAATAGAAGATAACTGGCCAGCCAATGCCGGAAAGTCCGATGGCGAGTTATACCGTAATGCCATGGCGGCCTATGAGTTGTATCAAGTCAGTCACAGTCCGGCACATGAACTGACAGATAACGGGCAAGTCAACCGTTCGAAACTTGAGCACTACTGGTATCAGTTCAGCGACGGTGATATCGAATGGTTTGTCACCGACAGCCGCACCCGACGCAACTTGTCGGCCGATGATCGACGCATCCTTGATGAGGCGCAGGAACAGGCGTTACTCAACTGGCTGATCAACAGTCCGGCACGGGTGAAGTTCGTTGTCACCAGCGTGATGTTCTACCCGGACCGCAAAGTGCTGGGCGACGATGCCTGGAAGGCCTTTCCGGAACAGCGTCTACGCCTTCTGGAAACAATCCGCACTCGAAGCATCAAGAACGTCGTGTTCATTTCGGGTGATGTGCATGGTTCGTTGACGTCGCGCCTGACCCACAGCGAAGCAGCGGACTTCGAAGTGCACACCATCGTCTCCTCGCCTCTGTGCAACAGCAAGTTGCTGCCATACGCCAAGGCGTCCACGTTCATTCTTGACCAGCCGCTGGTGACGACGGCGGCGGGCGATTATCGGCATGAGTTGACCAGCACCGTGATCAGTGAGGACAACTTTGCCCATGTGGTGGTTGAGGCTGATCAAATTCTGGTCAATTACCATGATCGGGATGGGAAAAAGTTGCAGTCGATCGCCATAAAACTGCGCTGA
- the aceE gene encoding pyruvate dehydrogenase (acetyl-transferring), homodimeric type, whose product MQDLDPVETQEWLDALESVLDKEGEDRAHYLMTRMGELATRSGSQLPYAITTPYRNTIPVTHEARMPGDLFMERRIRSLVRWNAMAMVMRTNLKDSDLGGHISSFASSATLYDIGFNYFFQAPTDEHGGDLIYFQGHTSPGVYARAFMEGRITEDQMNNFRQEVDGQGLSSYPHPWLMPDFWQFPTVSMGLGPIQAIYQARFMKYLEHRGFIQPGKQKVWCFLGDGECDEPESLGAISLAGREKLDNLIFVINCNLQRLDGPVRGNGKIIQELEGVFRGAQWNVTKVIWGRFWDPLLAKDVDGILQRRMDEVIDGEYQNYKAKDGAFVREHFFNTPELKAMVADLSDDEIWKLNRGGHDPYKVYAAYHEAVNHKEQPTVILAKTIKGYGTGAGEAKNTAHNTKKVDVESLKLFRDRFDIPVKDEELENLPFFKPEPNSAEARYLSERRTALGGFVPQRRAQSFSVPTPDLDTLKAILDGSGDREISTTMAFVRILAQLVKDKEIGPRIVPIIPDEARTFGMEGMFRQLGIYSSVGQLYEPVDKDQVMFYKEDQKGQILEEGINEAGAMSSFIAAGTSYSSHNQPMLPFYIFYSMFGFQRIGDLAWAAGDSRTRGFLIGGTAGRTTLNGEGLQHEDGHSHLLAATIPNCRTYDPTYGYELAVIIQDGMKKMTEEQQDIFYYITVMNESYQQPAMPAGAEEGIKKGMYLLEEDTRDAAHHVQLMGSGTILREVREAAKILREEFNVGADVWSVTSFNELRRDGLAVERSNRLKPGQKPKLSYVEECLNGRKGPVIASTDYMKLFAEQIRQWVPSKEFKVLGTDGFGRSDSRKKLRHFFEVDRHFVVLAALEALADRGDIEPKVVAEAIVKFGIDPEKRNPLDC is encoded by the coding sequence ATGCAAGACCTCGATCCCGTCGAAACCCAGGAATGGCTGGACGCCCTGGAATCGGTTCTCGACAAAGAAGGCGAAGACCGTGCTCACTATCTGATGACCCGTATGGGTGAACTGGCGACCCGCAGCGGCTCGCAACTCCCTTACGCCATCACCACGCCTTACCGCAACACCATCCCGGTAACCCACGAAGCACGCATGCCTGGCGACCTGTTCATGGAACGCCGCATTCGCTCGTTGGTACGCTGGAACGCGATGGCCATGGTAATGCGTACGAACCTGAAAGATTCTGACCTGGGTGGTCACATCTCCAGCTTCGCTTCCAGTGCGACCCTGTATGACATCGGCTTCAACTACTTCTTCCAGGCCCCGACCGACGAACACGGCGGCGACCTGATCTACTTCCAGGGCCACACCTCGCCAGGCGTTTACGCCCGTGCGTTCATGGAAGGCCGCATCACCGAAGACCAAATGAACAACTTCCGCCAGGAAGTCGACGGTCAGGGCCTGTCGTCCTACCCGCACCCTTGGCTGATGCCTGACTTCTGGCAATTCCCGACCGTATCGATGGGTCTGGGTCCGATCCAGGCGATCTACCAGGCGCGCTTCATGAAGTACCTGGAACACCGCGGTTTCATCCAGCCGGGCAAACAGAAAGTCTGGTGCTTCCTGGGCGACGGCGAGTGCGACGAGCCGGAATCCCTGGGCGCCATCTCCCTGGCCGGCCGCGAGAAGCTGGACAACCTGATCTTCGTCATCAACTGCAACCTGCAGCGCCTCGACGGCCCGGTTCGCGGTAACGGCAAGATCATCCAGGAACTCGAAGGCGTGTTCCGCGGTGCTCAGTGGAACGTGACCAAAGTCATCTGGGGCCGTTTCTGGGACCCACTGCTGGCCAAAGACGTCGACGGCATCCTGCAACGTCGCATGGACGAAGTCATCGACGGCGAGTATCAGAACTACAAAGCCAAAGACGGCGCGTTCGTGCGTGAACACTTCTTCAACACGCCTGAACTCAAGGCAATGGTTGCTGATCTGTCCGACGACGAGATCTGGAAACTCAACCGTGGCGGCCACGACCCGTACAAGGTCTACGCGGCGTACCACGAAGCGGTCAACCACAAAGAACAACCGACCGTCATCCTCGCCAAGACCATCAAAGGTTATGGCACCGGTGCCGGCGAAGCGAAAAACACCGCGCACAACACCAAGAAGGTTGATGTTGAAAGCCTGAAGCTGTTCCGCGATCGTTTCGACATTCCGGTCAAGGACGAAGAGCTGGAGAACCTGCCGTTCTTCAAGCCAGAGCCAAACAGCGCCGAAGCCCGCTACCTCAGCGAGCGCCGCACTGCACTGGGCGGTTTCGTACCTCAGCGCCGCGCGCAGAGCTTCAGCGTACCGACCCCGGATCTGGACACCCTCAAAGCCATCCTCGATGGCTCGGGCGACCGTGAAATTTCCACCACCATGGCGTTCGTGCGGATCCTCGCGCAACTGGTCAAGGACAAGGAAATCGGCCCGCGCATCGTTCCGATCATCCCGGACGAAGCCCGTACCTTCGGTATGGAAGGCATGTTCCGTCAGCTGGGCATCTACTCCTCCGTCGGCCAGCTCTACGAGCCAGTCGATAAAGACCAAGTGATGTTCTACAAGGAAGACCAGAAAGGTCAGATCCTTGAAGAAGGCATCAACGAAGCAGGCGCCATGAGCTCGTTCATCGCCGCCGGTACTTCGTACTCCAGCCACAACCAGCCGATGCTGCCGTTCTACATCTTTTACTCGATGTTCGGCTTCCAGCGTATCGGTGACCTGGCCTGGGCTGCCGGCGACAGCCGTACCCGTGGCTTCCTGATCGGTGGCACCGCCGGCCGCACCACCCTGAACGGTGAAGGTCTGCAACACGAAGACGGTCACAGCCACCTGCTGGCCGCGACCATCCCGAACTGCCGCACCTACGATCCAACCTACGGCTACGAGCTGGCGGTGATCATTCAGGACGGCATGAAGAAGATGACCGAAGAGCAACAGGACATCTTCTACTACATCACCGTGATGAACGAGTCGTACCAGCAGCCAGCCATGCCGGCCGGTGCCGAAGAAGGCATCAAGAAAGGCATGTACCTGCTCGAAGAAGACACCCGCGATGCGGCGCACCACGTACAGCTGATGGGCTCCGGCACCATCCTGCGTGAAGTCCGTGAAGCGGCGAAGATCCTGCGTGAAGAGTTCAACGTCGGCGCCGACGTGTGGAGCGTCACCAGCTTCAACGAACTGCGTCGCGACGGCCTGGCCGTAGAGCGTAGCAACCGTCTGAAGCCTGGCCAGAAGCCTAAGCTGAGCTACGTCGAAGAGTGCCTGAACGGCCGTAAAGGTCCGGTCATTGCCTCTACCGACTACATGAAGCTGTTCGCCGAGCAGATCCGTCAGTGGGTACCGTCCAAGGAATTCAAAGTCCTGGGCACCGACGGTTTCGGCCGCAGCGACAGCCGCAAGAAACTGCGTCATTTCTTCGAAGTCGACCGTCATTTCGTGGTGTTGGCAGCCCTGGAAGCACTGGCTGACCGTGGTGATATCGAACCTAAAGTCGTGGCCGAGGCCATCGTGAAGTTCGGTATCGACCCGGAAAAACGCAACCCACTGGACTGCTGA
- the glnE gene encoding bifunctional [glutamate--ammonia ligase]-adenylyl-L-tyrosine phosphorylase/[glutamate--ammonia-ligase] adenylyltransferase, producing the protein MTLPVLAELPAILLPLVSRSEQSFRTAVASLEGDHGFSTWTPERWAQFARVTAASEFVIEQSVRDPLMLLSLVQSGELDRPFAPGELCAQIAAVVNAAESEDELGRVLRRQRTRHQVRIIWRDLTRQADLVQTCRDLSDMADATIDQAYQWLYSRHCQQFGTPTGRRSGLPQQMVVLGMGKLGAVELNLSSDIDLIFAYPEGGETVGVKRALDNQEFFIRLGQRLIKALDPITVDGFVFRVDMRLRPYGSSGALVLSFNALEQYYQDQGRDWERYAMIKSRVVAGDQQAGAQLQEMLRPFVYRRYLDFSAIEALRTMKQLIQQEVRRKGMADNIKLGSGGIREVEFIAQAFQLIHGGRDLSLQQRPLLKVLSTLEGQGYLPPAVISELREGYEFLRYTEHAIQAIADRQTQMLPDGAQDQARIAFMLGFADWQAFHEKLMFWRGRVAWHFAQVIADPDEDEGTESEVVVGGEWLPLWEDAQDEEAACRQLEEGGFTDAPKALKALAGLRNSPQLRAMQRLGRERLDAFIPRLLAQAVEHDNPDLVLERVLPLVEAVARRSAYLVLLTENPGALRRLLTLCAASPWIAEQITRFPLLLDELLNEGRLFKPPLAPELAAELRERLTRIPEDDLEQQMEALRHFKLAHRLRVAASEIAGSLPLMKVSDYLTWLAEAILEQVLALAWRQTVAKYGTPLRTDGTLCDPGFIIVGYGKVGGIELGHGSDLDLVFIHDGDPQAETDGPKPIDGAQFFTRLGQRIIHLLTAQTNSGQLYEVDMRLRPSGASGLLVSSLGAFARYQENEAWTWEHQALVRARVLVGSQDVGQAFEKVRAQVLGKARDLAKLQQEVSEMRAKMRDNLGSKSTAAGTAANAFDATAPFDLKQDAGGIVDIEFMVQYAALAWSQSHPPLLRWTDNIRILEELEHEGLMPAEDASLLREAYKAYRSAAHRQALQKDAGVIAGDQFADERRQVLRIWKELGLS; encoded by the coding sequence ATGACCCTGCCCGTGCTTGCTGAACTGCCCGCCATTCTCCTGCCGTTGGTCAGCCGATCCGAGCAGTCGTTCCGTACGGCCGTCGCCTCGCTTGAGGGCGATCACGGCTTCTCCACCTGGACGCCAGAGCGCTGGGCGCAATTCGCCCGCGTTACTGCGGCCAGCGAGTTTGTCATTGAACAGAGCGTTCGTGACCCTTTGATGTTGCTGTCGCTGGTGCAGTCCGGAGAGCTCGACCGACCGTTTGCACCGGGTGAACTCTGCGCGCAGATTGCCGCTGTGGTGAACGCCGCCGAGAGCGAAGATGAACTCGGTCGCGTGCTACGCCGTCAACGCACCCGGCACCAAGTGCGCATCATCTGGCGCGACCTGACCCGCCAGGCCGATCTGGTGCAGACCTGCCGCGACCTCTCGGACATGGCCGACGCGACCATCGATCAAGCCTATCAATGGCTGTACAGCCGCCATTGCCAGCAGTTCGGCACACCGACTGGCCGACGCAGCGGTCTGCCGCAGCAAATGGTTGTTCTCGGCATGGGCAAGCTTGGCGCGGTCGAGTTGAACCTGTCTTCCGACATCGACCTGATCTTCGCCTACCCCGAGGGCGGCGAAACCGTCGGCGTGAAACGCGCGCTGGATAACCAGGAATTCTTCATCCGGCTCGGTCAACGCCTGATCAAGGCCCTCGATCCGATAACCGTCGACGGCTTTGTGTTTCGCGTCGACATGCGCCTGCGCCCGTACGGTTCGTCCGGCGCGCTGGTGCTGAGCTTCAATGCGCTGGAGCAGTATTACCAGGATCAGGGTCGTGACTGGGAGCGCTACGCGATGATCAAGTCGCGGGTGGTGGCCGGCGATCAGCAGGCTGGCGCGCAATTGCAGGAGATGCTGCGCCCGTTTGTTTATCGGCGTTATCTGGACTTCTCGGCCATCGAAGCGCTGCGCACCATGAAGCAGCTGATCCAGCAGGAAGTCCGCCGTAAAGGCATGGCCGACAACATCAAACTCGGCTCGGGCGGTATCCGCGAAGTCGAGTTTATTGCCCAGGCTTTTCAGCTGATCCACGGCGGGCGCGACTTGAGCTTGCAGCAGCGTCCTCTATTAAAGGTATTGAGCACGCTGGAAGGGCAGGGTTATCTGCCGCCGGCAGTGATCAGCGAGTTACGCGAAGGCTACGAATTCCTGCGTTACACCGAACACGCGATTCAGGCCATCGCCGACCGCCAGACCCAGATGCTCCCGGATGGCGCTCAGGATCAGGCGCGCATCGCCTTCATGCTCGGTTTCGCTGACTGGCAAGCTTTCCACGAAAAACTCATGTTCTGGCGCGGCCGCGTGGCCTGGCACTTTGCACAGGTGATCGCCGATCCCGATGAGGACGAAGGCACTGAAAGCGAAGTGGTGGTCGGCGGTGAATGGCTGCCGCTGTGGGAAGACGCGCAGGACGAAGAGGCCGCGTGCCGGCAGTTGGAGGAGGGCGGTTTTACCGATGCGCCCAAGGCGCTGAAAGCACTGGCCGGTTTGCGCAACAGTCCGCAGTTGCGGGCGATGCAGCGTTTGGGCCGTGAACGTCTCGATGCATTTATCCCGCGCCTGCTGGCGCAAGCGGTCGAGCATGACAATCCCGATCTGGTTCTTGAGCGAGTGCTGCCGTTGGTTGAGGCGGTCGCCCGCCGTTCGGCTTATTTAGTGTTGTTGACGGAAAATCCCGGAGCGCTGCGTCGTTTGCTGACACTGTGCGCAGCGAGCCCGTGGATTGCTGAACAGATCACCCGTTTCCCGCTGCTGCTTGACGAACTGCTCAACGAGGGGCGTCTGTTCAAACCGCCGCTGGCGCCGGAACTCGCCGCCGAATTACGCGAGCGTCTGACGCGGATTCCCGAGGACGACCTCGAACAACAGATGGAAGCCCTGCGCCATTTCAAACTGGCGCACCGCTTGCGCGTCGCCGCCTCGGAAATCGCCGGCAGCCTGCCGTTGATGAAAGTCAGCGATTACCTGACCTGGCTGGCTGAGGCGATTCTCGAACAGGTGCTGGCCCTGGCCTGGCGCCAGACCGTGGCCAAGTACGGCACGCCGCTGCGCACCGACGGCACTCTGTGCGATCCCGGTTTCATCATTGTCGGCTACGGCAAAGTCGGCGGGATCGAGTTGGGGCATGGTTCGGATCTGGATCTGGTGTTTATCCATGACGGTGATCCACAGGCGGAAACCGACGGGCCGAAACCGATTGATGGCGCGCAGTTCTTCACCCGGCTGGGCCAGCGGATCATTCACTTGCTGACTGCACAGACCAACTCCGGCCAGCTCTATGAAGTGGATATGCGCCTGCGGCCGTCCGGTGCCTCCGGGCTGCTGGTCAGTTCCCTCGGCGCGTTTGCCCGCTATCAGGAAAATGAAGCCTGGACGTGGGAGCATCAGGCGCTGGTGCGGGCGCGGGTGCTGGTCGGTAGTCAGGATGTCGGTCAGGCCTTCGAGAAAGTCCGTGCTCAGGTATTGGGCAAGGCGCGGGACCTGGCCAAGCTGCAACAGGAAGTCAGCGAGATGCGCGCGAAGATGCGCGACAACCTCGGCAGTAAGAGCACGGCGGCCGGTACGGCGGCAAATGCCTTCGACGCCACGGCGCCGTTCGATCTCAAGCAGGACGCCGGAGGTATCGTCGATATTGAATTTATGGTGCAATACGCGGCCCTGGCGTGGTCGCAAAGCCACCCGCCATTGCTGCGCTGGACCGATAACATCCGCATTCTGGAAGAGCTGGAACACGAAGGGCTGATGCCTGCCGAAGATGCCAGTCTGTTGCGTGAGGCCTATAAAGCCTACCGCTCCGCCGCCCACCGGCAGGCCTTGCAGAAGGATGCCGGGGTGATTGCAGGCGACCAGTTTGCCGACGAACGCAGGCAGGTTTTACGGATCTGGAAAGAGTTGGGGCTAAGCTGA
- the aceF gene encoding dihydrolipoyllysine-residue acetyltransferase codes for MSELIRVPDIGSGEGEVIELFVKVGDRIEADQSILTLESDKASMEVPAPKAGVIKSLKVKLGDRLKEGDELLELEVEGAAEAAPAPAAAPAAKAEAAPAAAPAPAAPAAAPAAASVQQVHVPDIGSSGKAQIIEIQVKVGDKVEADQSLITLESDKASMEIPSPAAGVVKAISVKLNDEVGTGDLILDLEVAGAAAPAAAAPAQAAAPAAAAAPAPAAAPAAPVADSVQDIHVPDIGSAGKAKIIEVLVKAGDTVEADQSLITLESDKASMEIPSPAAGVVESVSIKLDDEVGTGDLILKLKVKGAAPAAAPAPAAAAAPSAPAPAAAAPAAAAPAPAAAPAAAPAKPGAKVHAGPAVRQLAREFGVELNAVGASGPHGRILKEDVQTYVKAMMQKAKEAPAAAAGATGGAGIPPIPVVDFSRFGEIEEVPMTRLMQIGASSLHRSWLNIPHVTQFDSADITELEAFRVAQKAVAEKAGVKLTILPLLLKSCAHMLKELPDFNSSLAPSGKAIIRKKYVNIGFAVDTPDGLLVPVIKNVDQKSLLQLAAEAAALAAKARDKKLTADDMQGACFTISSLGHIGGTGFTPIVNAPEVAILGVSKATIQPVWDGKAFQPKLMLPLSLSYDHRVINGAAAARFTQRLGSLLADIRTILL; via the coding sequence GTGAGCGAACTCATTCGCGTACCTGACATCGGCAGCGGTGAAGGTGAAGTAATTGAACTGTTTGTGAAGGTCGGCGACCGTATCGAAGCCGACCAGAGCATCCTGACCCTGGAATCGGACAAGGCCAGCATGGAAGTGCCGGCCCCGAAAGCCGGCGTCATCAAAAGCCTGAAAGTGAAGCTGGGCGACCGTCTGAAAGAAGGCGACGAACTGCTCGAGCTGGAAGTCGAGGGCGCCGCTGAAGCGGCCCCTGCTCCGGCTGCTGCTCCTGCCGCCAAGGCTGAAGCTGCACCGGCTGCCGCTCCTGCACCGGCTGCGCCAGCCGCAGCTCCTGCCGCCGCTTCGGTTCAGCAAGTGCACGTGCCGGACATCGGTTCGTCGGGCAAGGCACAGATCATCGAGATCCAGGTCAAGGTCGGCGATAAAGTCGAGGCTGATCAATCATTGATCACCCTGGAATCCGACAAGGCCAGCATGGAAATCCCGTCGCCTGCCGCTGGCGTGGTCAAGGCCATCAGCGTCAAGCTCAACGACGAAGTCGGCACTGGCGACCTGATCCTGGACCTGGAAGTAGCGGGTGCTGCGGCCCCTGCTGCGGCCGCTCCGGCTCAGGCTGCTGCACCGGCTGCTGCCGCTGCGCCTGCTCCTGCAGCAGCCCCGGCTGCTCCAGTTGCCGACAGCGTCCAGGACATCCACGTCCCGGACATCGGTTCGGCCGGCAAGGCCAAGATCATCGAAGTGTTGGTCAAGGCTGGCGACACCGTCGAAGCCGACCAGTCGCTGATCACCCTGGAATCCGACAAGGCAAGCATGGAAATCCCATCGCCTGCCGCTGGCGTGGTGGAAAGCGTTTCCATCAAGCTGGATGACGAAGTCGGTACTGGCGACCTGATCCTCAAGCTGAAAGTCAAAGGCGCGGCCCCTGCTGCTGCCCCGGCTCCGGCTGCCGCTGCTGCTCCAAGCGCTCCGGCACCTGCCGCTGCTGCTCCGGCTGCCGCTGCACCTGCACCTGCTGCCGCTCCAGCCGCCGCACCGGCCAAGCCAGGCGCGAAAGTTCACGCCGGCCCGGCCGTGCGTCAACTGGCCCGTGAGTTCGGCGTCGAGCTGAACGCTGTCGGCGCCAGCGGCCCGCACGGTCGTATCTTGAAAGAAGACGTGCAGACTTACGTCAAAGCGATGATGCAGAAGGCCAAGGAAGCACCGGCCGCTGCTGCTGGCGCAACCGGTGGCGCGGGCATCCCGCCGATCCCGGTCGTCGATTTCAGCCGTTTCGGCGAAATCGAAGAAGTGCCGATGACTCGCCTGATGCAGATCGGCGCGTCGAGCCTGCACCGCAGCTGGCTGAACATCCCGCACGTGACTCAGTTCGATTCGGCTGATATCACCGAGCTGGAAGCGTTCCGCGTCGCGCAGAAAGCCGTTGCCGAGAAGGCTGGCGTCAAGCTGACCATCCTGCCGCTGCTGCTCAAGTCCTGCGCGCACATGCTCAAGGAACTGCCGGACTTCAACAGTTCGCTGGCGCCAAGCGGCAAGGCGATCATTCGCAAGAAGTACGTCAACATCGGCTTCGCCGTCGACACTCCGGATGGTCTGCTGGTACCGGTCATCAAGAACGTCGACCAGAAGAGTCTGTTGCAACTGGCAGCCGAAGCCGCTGCGCTGGCCGCCAAGGCCCGCGACAAGAAGCTTACTGCTGACGACATGCAAGGCGCGTGCTTCACCATTTCCAGCCTCGGCCACATTGGCGGCACCGGCTTCACGCCGATCGTCAACGCGCCGGAAGTGGCGATCCTCGGTGTTTCCAAGGCAACCATCCAGCCAGTCTGGGACGGCAAAGCCTTCCAGCCGAAACTGATGCTGCCGCTGTCGCTGTCCTACGATCACCGTGTGATCAACGGCGCCGCTGCCGCCCGCTTCACCCAGCGTCTGGGCAGCCTGCTGGCGGACATCCGTACCATCCTGCTGTAA
- the waaF gene encoding lipopolysaccharide heptosyltransferase II has product MNILIVGPSWVGDMVMAQTLFQCLKQRHPQCEIDVLAPEWSRPILERMPEVRMALSFPLGHGALELATRRRIGKSLRGQYDQAILLPNSLKSALVPFFAGIPKRTGWRGEFRYGLLNDVRTLDKERYPLMIERFMALAYEPNAELPKPYPRPSLQIDPVTREAALAKFGLTLDRPVLALCPGAEFGESKRWPSEHYAKVAEARIREGWQVWLFGSKNDHAVGEDIRARLIPGLREESVNLSGGTSLAEAIDLMSCADSVVSNDSGLMHVAAALNRPLVAVYGSTSPGFTPPLAEHVEVVRLGLDCSPCFDRTCRFGHYNCLRQLMPDAVNDALQKLQGSVVEVH; this is encoded by the coding sequence ATGAATATTCTGATCGTTGGGCCCAGTTGGGTCGGTGACATGGTGATGGCGCAGACACTGTTTCAGTGTCTCAAGCAACGCCACCCGCAATGCGAAATCGACGTGCTGGCCCCCGAGTGGAGCCGGCCGATCCTTGAGCGCATGCCTGAAGTGCGCATGGCCTTGAGCTTTCCGCTCGGCCACGGCGCGCTGGAGCTGGCGACCCGTCGACGCATCGGCAAATCCCTGCGCGGCCAGTACGACCAGGCGATCCTGTTGCCGAATTCGCTGAAGTCAGCGCTGGTGCCGTTCTTCGCCGGCATCCCGAAACGCACGGGCTGGCGTGGCGAATTCCGCTACGGCTTGCTCAATGACGTGCGCACCCTCGACAAAGAACGCTATCCGTTGATGATCGAGCGGTTCATGGCCCTGGCTTACGAGCCGAACGCCGAGCTGCCGAAACCCTATCCGCGCCCGAGCCTGCAAATCGACCCGGTCACCCGCGAAGCGGCGCTGGCCAAGTTCGGCCTGACCCTCGACCGCCCGGTGTTGGCCCTGTGCCCCGGCGCCGAGTTCGGTGAGTCCAAGCGCTGGCCGTCCGAGCATTACGCCAAAGTCGCCGAAGCGCGGATCCGCGAAGGCTGGCAGGTGTGGCTGTTCGGTTCGAAGAACGATCACGCCGTGGGCGAAGACATCCGCGCGCGGCTGATTCCCGGCCTGCGTGAAGAGTCGGTCAACCTCAGCGGCGGCACCTCGTTGGCCGAAGCCATCGACCTGATGTCCTGCGCCGACTCCGTCGTCTCCAACGACTCCGGCCTGATGCACGTCGCTGCTGCCCTGAACCGCCCGCTGGTGGCGGTTTACGGCTCGACTTCACCGGGCTTCACGCCACCGTTGGCCGAACACGTCGAAGTCGTGCGCCTGGGCCTCGATTGCAGTCCGTGTTTCGACCGTACCTGCCGTTTCGGCCATTACAACTGCCTGCGCCAGCTGATGCCGGACGCGGTCAACGATGCCTTGCAGAAATTGCAGGGCTCCGTGGTCGAGGTTCATTAA